From the Clupea harengus chromosome 15, Ch_v2.0.2, whole genome shotgun sequence genome, one window contains:
- the prdm1c gene encoding PR domain zinc finger protein 1: MLTTEESPRVTSAVAMPTDVDAEDRTLWSEAELEERCTHLVEDRDPEVNDDNQVRSRAEASLPGNLLLRRSSDSTEVLGVVSREHIAVGTCFGPLVGVRYNVDSVPPNANRKYFWRLFSEGQVHHFLDGADEERSNWMRYVNPASSPRVQNLAAGQSGMDVFLYVVRPIVPGQELLVWYCPEFANRLVRSLAHGQISSSRVAIKPVEGTVPTLSRSTMKKGHSVTDILKKEPHSPHRGPPTGSTLQSFSQAVPQMICPKPALNVHTPGPNADHPAYIPRSGPSAHNDDLRRERRQSSSGTLRGLSPFGHSSNIPLSPAIYPGYPMPLQIYPTSQYYLPCPPLALHRMSPHSNLLYSHKPVQNRAVPLSLQPAQPYPYLLRLSSSGEYNVLIGSSESHRKPPTSYLSDVNPLLSSDLKGFDVSMAAAHSNLHQHADGLAKATQLHAPSITTSLSGLSALDQPRDASPLQGMSASPGALPSKPTSAQLGSQPASVEMTDLQTSGHSGVISYRTLSYPLMRQNGKIRYECNICRKIFGQLSNLKVHLRVHSGERPYRCLTCRKTFTQLAHLQKHRLVHTGEKPHQCEVCHKRFSSTSNLKTHQRLHSGEKPYKCRTCPARFTQFIHLKLHRRLHNSGGSDGGCEGGEDDRPYACPHCPRVYLHLCSLQIHLQGFCPAMQPPTTRGQSCTQDQLDYTNMEIERFDLSDAAERLERAPESEAERSILELFRRGMEAMELKTSSQQGGSREPVLVEHPGHQSTYLPLLTVHIKQELDQ, translated from the exons ATGCTTACCACCGAAGAGTCACCCCGAGTGACCAGTGCTGTCGCCATGCCGACAGATGTTGATGCTGAAGACAGGACCTTGTGGAGTGAGGCAGAGCTCGAggagagatgcacacacctGGTGGAGGACCGCGACCCTGAGGTCAACGATGACAACCAAGTGCGGAGTCGAGCCGAGGCATCTCTGCCCGGGAACCTACTGCTCAGGAGATCCTCAGACTCCACGGAG gtGCTTGGGGTGGTAAGCAGGGAGCACATCGCCGTGGGAACATGCTTTGGGCCTCTGGTGGGCGTGAGATACAATGTGGACAGCGTGCCCCCAAATGCCAACAGGAAGTATTTTTGGAGG TTGTTTTCAGAAGGCCAGGTCCATCACTTCCTGGACGGTGCGGACGAGGAGAGGAGTAACTGGATGCGGTACGTGAACCCAGCCAGCTCGCCACGGGTCCAGAACCTGGCAGCGGGCCAGAGTGGCATGGACGTCTTCCTCTACGTGGTGCGACCCATCGTCCCGGGCCAGGAGCTGCTGGTCTGGTACTGCCCAGAATTCGCCAACCGGCTTgtgcgctcgctcgctcacg ggCAGATCTCATCGTCGCGTGTTGCCATCAAACCAGTAGAGGGCACTGTGCCAACCCTGAGCAGGAGCACCATGAAGAAGGGTCACAGCGTGACAGACATCCTGAAGAAGGAGCCTCACTCTCCACACCGAGGACCACCGACTGGCTCTACCCTCCAAAGCTTCTCCCAGGCGGTTCCGCAAATGATCTGCCCCAAACCTGCTCTGAATGTCCACACCCCAGGCCCTAATGCAGACCATCCAGCATACATCCCGAGGTCGGGCCCTAGCGCACACAATGACGACCTTAGGAGAGAACGAAGACAAAGTTCCTCTGGCACACTTAGAGGCCTGTCTCCCTTTGGACATAGTAGCAATATCCCTCTCAGTCCAGCAATATATCCAGGATACCCTATGCCTTTGCAAATCTACCCCACATCTCAGTACTACCTTCCTTGCCCTCCCCTAGCATTGCACAGGATGTCACCTCATTCTAACCTCCTGTATTCTCATAAGCCAGTTCAAAACAGGGCCGTCCCACTAAGCCTGCAGCCAGCGCAGCCGTACCCCTATCTTCTGAGACTGTCAAGCAGTGGTGAATATAATGTTTTGATTGGGTCTTCTGAAAGCCACAGGAAACCTCCAACCAGCTACCTCAGTGACGTGAACCCACTGCTAAGCAGTGACCTCAAAGGCTTTGATGTTTCTATGGCCGCTGCCCACAGCAACCTTCATCAACATGCGGATGGATTAGCCAAAGCCACCCAGCTCCATGCACCTTCCATTACCACCAGCCTCAGTGGCCTATCTGCACTCGACCAGCCCAGGGACGCCTCACCTCTGCAGGGCATGTCTGCCTCACCAGGCGCCCTGCCCTCCAAACCAACCTCTGCTCAGCTGGGATCCCAACCAGCATCCGTGGAGATGACAGACCTCCAGACATCGGGACACAGCGGCGTGATCAGCTACAGGACCCTGTCCTACCCGCTAATGAGACAGAATGGAAAGATTCGCTATGAGTGCAACATCTGCAGGAAGATCTTTGGCCAGCTCTCCAACCTGAAG gtgcaCCTGCGTGTCCACAGCGGGGAGAGGCCCTACAGGTGTCTGACCTGTCGCAAGACCTTTACCCAGCTGGCCCACCTGCAGAAGCACAGGCTGGTCCACACCGGCGAGAAGCCCCACCAATGTGAG gTGTGCCACAAACGCTTTAGCAGCACGAGCAACCTGAAGACCCACCAGCGTCTGCACTCCGGAGAGAAGCCCTACAAGTGTCGCACCTGCCCAGCCCGCTTCACGCAGTTCATCCACCTGAAACTCCACCGCCGGCTCCACAACAGCGGCGGTAGTGACGGTGGATGTGAGGGAGGTGAGGACGACCGTCCCTACGCCTGTCCCCATTGTCCAAGAGTCTACCTTCACCTCTGCAGTCTGCAGATCCACCTGCAGGGCTTCTGCCCTGCAATgcagcctcccaccacacgagGGCAGTCTTGCACCCAGGACCAGCTGGACTACACCAACATGGAGATTGAAAGGTTTGACTTGAGCGACGCCGCAGAGAGGCTGGAGAGGGCgccagagagtgaggcagagagaagcaTCCTGGAGCTGTTTCGAAGGGGGATGGAGGCGATGGAGCTCAAAACTTCCAGCCAGCAGGGCGGCAGTAGAGAGCCTGTGCTGGTAGAGCATCCAGGACATCAGAGCACTTACCTACCTCTTCTAACTGTTCACATCAAGCAGGAACTGGATCAGTAG
- the xkr5a gene encoding XK-related protein 5a has translation MISEEFVAGAMAPAVRRGCWTAWCQVILFAVSALVIVAERTALLYCVGYYLWVGESLWAAWTLALLVPGALVQVISCWWYLADGDQRRGFLALTHLLHLGIFKRFWDCMSSVLHMQGSAGQLGMAVMQQADVAGLRLLEALLVTLPQTLLQTYVLVATDVGLCSPVSLCCGMCLFSLSWALVLFSRACCLIRPGHLAMPPAALLCQLLWRAGMLGARVASLMFFTSVFGWWVCGVIGFHWVTAFFWLMSQQTDICAGPWRWRVFNGTLAIVHVFCFLNVKDGPSRFRMAGFYLVMFLENTTLMLAASDFLNEASWDRLTMPTAVLCSFLSGLTSLMLYYRFLHPKSTEISLGLQHGGGSHMGSTCLDLERGESSFSLGGDKTLPAPPSLHLASHPSFSLSGMAGSLLEPPANCAGGKGGCGQGGCRHHHWLLIRLALKTGDPGRINRAYGAGGVAAMLGVAGCPPGLKGDGGMMEEGMLGKGRREEEEDDEEQALAPLSDCKDEFQSASEDEPTSRADNGRVAGGSVEDDDDESLPMESPLESPGSDCKRSSPEGKSVLGDSPEPCFCPTESSSTLYFSADPQSPSSASNPRLDRDTTAFGFGAESLAELSSPVGSERGGHVGPLGRLGPCYSSTPRLDGAHGGTGTGIGVGVAVGGDTGLGVPHLSGPRKQLVLSRRGLEEDAGF, from the exons ATGATAAGTGAGGAGTTCGTCGCCGGGGCGATGGCACCGGCGGTCCGGAGAGGATGCTGGACCGCATGGTGCCAAGTGATACTATTCGCCGTGTCGGCTCTCGTGATCGTGGCGGAGAGAACCGCGC tgctgtACTGCGTTGGATACTACCTGTGGGTGGGGGAGAGCCTGTGGGCAGCCTGGACCCTGGCGCTGCTGGTGCCGGGGGCACTGGTGCAGGTGATCAGCTGCTGGTGGTACCTGGCTGACGGAGACCAGCGCCGAGGCTTCCTGGccctcacacacctgctgcacCTTGGCATCttcaagag GTTCTGGGACTGCATGTCATCGGTGTTGCACATGCAGGGCTCAGCGGGTCAGCTGGGTATGGCCGTTATGCAGCAGGCTGACGTGGCGGGGCTCCGCCTGTTGGAGGCGCTGCTGGTCACGCTCCCGCAGACCCTTCTGCAGACCTACGTGCTGGTGGCCACAGATGTGGGCCTCTGCTCCCCAG TGTCCCTATGCTGTGGGAtgtgcctgttctctctctcctgggcgCTGGTTCTGTTCAGTCGGGCGTGTTGTCTGATCCGGCCGGGCCATCTGGCCATGCCCCCTGCCGCCCTGCTGTGCCAGCTGCTGTGGAGGGCGGGCATGCTGGGCGCCCGCGTCGCCAGCCTCATGTTCTTCACCAGCGTCTTTGGCTGGTGGGTGTGCGGGGTCATAG GGTTCCACTGGGTGACGGCGTTCTTCTGGCTGATGTCGCAGCAGACTGACATCTGCGCGGGGCCGTGGCGCTGGCGTGTGTTCAACGGCACGCTGGCCATCGTGCACGTCTTCTGCTTCCTCAACGTCAAAGACGGGCCCTCGCGCTTCCGCATGGCCGGCTTCTACCTG GTCATGTTTCTTGAGAACACCACACTGATGCTGGCCGCCTCAGACTTCCTGAATGAGGCATCGTGGGATAGGCTGACCATGCCCACTGCTGTACTCTGCAGTTTCCTGTCAG GCTTGACATCTCTGATGCTGTACTACCGCTTCCTGCACCCCAAGTCCACTGAGATCTCTCTGGGCCTCCAGCATGGCGGTGGCAGCCACATGGGCAGCACCTGTCTGGACTTGGAGCGCGGGGAGTCCTCCTTCTCCCTGGGGGGCGACAAGACCCTGCCGGCACCCCCTTCCCTCCACCTGGCTTCCCACCCCAGTTTCTCGCTCTCTGGCATGGCCGGGTCCCTGCTGGAGCCCCCGGCCAACTGTGCGGGGGGAAAGGGCGGATGTGGCCAAGGGGGGTGTAGGCACCACCACTGGCTCCTCATCCGCCTAGCACTGAAGACGGGCGACCCCGGGAGGATCAACCGCGCCTACGGGGCTGGCGGGGTGGCGGCCATGCTGGGAGTGGCCGGATGCCCACCCGGGTTGAAGGGCGACGGGGGGATGATGGAGGAAGGGATGCTGgggaaggggagaagagaggaagaggaggatgatgaagagcagGCTCTGGCGCCGCTGTCGGACTGCAAAGATGAGTTTCAAAGCGCCAGTGAGGATGAGCCCACTTCACGTGCGGACAACGGCAGGGTCGCCGGTGGTTCCGTCGAAGACGACGATGACGAGAGCCTACCGATGGAGAGTCCACTGGAATCTCCCGGGTCGGACTGCAAGCGCAGCTCGCCGGAGGGTAAGTCGGTGCTGGGGGACAGCCCCGAGCCCTGCTTCTGCCCCACCGAGTCCAGCTCCACGCTCTACTTCAGCGCCGACCCGCAGTCGCCCAGCAGCGCCAGCAACCCGCGGCTGGACCGCGACACCACCGCCTTCGGCTTCGGGGCCGAGAGTTTGGCTGAGCTGAGCAGCCCCGTGGGCAGCGAGCGCGGGGGCCATGTGGGGCCTCTGGGACGCTTGGGGCCCTGCTACAGCTCCACGCCCCGGCTGGATGGGGCGCACGgcgggacagggacagggataggggtgggggtggcggtagggggggacacgggTTTGGGGGTGCCCCACCTGAGTGGACCACGGAAGCAGCTGGTGCTGTCTCGAAGAGGGCTGGAGGAAGATGCGGGTTTCTga